The DNA sequence AGGCCTTCAAAAGTAAGGTCGGTTCGGTATCCAGCTCCCTTGCGATAGCTTTTATATAGCCCTTACATATAGAATAAGGTGGGAAGCTTTCCTTTTTGCCCTCTTCAAAAATCTTCAAATAATAAGAAAATATTTTAGATTGTTCAGCCAAATCATCAATCGATAGGCCTTTTTCACTTCTTAAGCTTTTAAGTAATTCTGGAAATTGAGAGTGGTTATCCATCTTTATCTCCTCAAATTTAAATCTTCAATAGGCGGCAACTCGTCCAAAGAGTGCAACCCAAAAAAATCAAAAAATTTTGTCCCTACTCCAAAAAGGGGCTGTTTAATAGGAGCGCTATTAAAAGATAAAATTTTAATAAAGCCACTTTCGAAAAGCTTCATTACCTGCTTTTCGCTTCTAAGACCCCTTATTTTAGACACACCGCTTACAGTTATCGGTTGGTTATATGCAATTATAGCCAAAACCTCCATCATAGAACCTGATATCTTTTCGCTATCCCTACTAGTTGAAACAAGGTCTTTAAAATCTGGTTTGATCCCAAAAAAATAACCTCTTGAATTATTGTATATCTTAAAACTTCTGTCATCATATTCATCATTTAGCAGATCGATTGCTTCTTTAATTTTATCAGAATCTATTCCTAAAGTTTTTGATATATTTTCTATCTTTACGGGTTTTACATTCAAGAAAATAATAGCTTCAATGATCTTTTTATAATCTTTCATTTTTAAATATAATAAAATTATTTTTTTGTTTCAGATCAATTATATTACTTTTATAAAGCTCAAGAATAGCTAATAAATATCCTACCCTATCCTCAAATTTTAACAGGAAAATATCAAATTGGCTAAACCCCTTAGCGATAAATGACTTCAAAGAATCAATATAATGAGTCAGAGGAAAGTATTCTTTAATCGTAAGCTTCTTTTCTTTTACTATAAATCTTGACATAGCCTTTTTTAAGATATCGGGTTTATAGCAGATCTTACTAAAATTATCTTTCCTTGGCATCGGGCAAGAAGATCTTAACGACAAAAACCAGTCAGCAACCCATTTCCAGTCGCTCTCGTTTTTGTCATTAGACTCCAAAACCCTATCTTCGAATATATCCTTTTCAAAATCTATGTTGTCCAGGCCGTCAAATATAGATCTTATCTCGCTTATTACTTCATATGGATTTTCAAATGTTCTATCTTCTACAATATGCCTTATCCTCTCAGCCTGGACCAAAAGATCGTCTAAATATGAGACTTTAATGCTGTCGATATACATGGATTATATCGGATAGTTTAACTTCATTGCATCGAAAACTTCATTCATAGTATGTTTGCAGTAATTAGATGCATTACTGGAACCTGTTTTCAGTATATCCCAGAGAATATCTTTGTTAGAAAGGTAGAAATTCCTCTGACTCCTGATAGGCTCCAAAATATCGTTTATTTTCTTTGCAAGTTGTTTTTTGCACTCTACACAACCAATTTGTGCC is a window from the Thermodesulfobium sp. 4217-1 genome containing:
- the scpB gene encoding SMC-Scp complex subunit ScpB; translated protein: MKDYKKIIEAIIFLNVKPVKIENISKTLGIDSDKIKEAIDLLNDEYDDRSFKIYNNSRGYFFGIKPDFKDLVSTSRDSEKISGSMMEVLAIIAYNQPITVSGVSKIRGLRSEKQVMKLFESGFIKILSFNSAPIKQPLFGVGTKFFDFFGLHSLDELPPIEDLNLRR